A single region of the Thermoleophilum album genome encodes:
- a CDS encoding cytochrome c oxidase assembly protein: MNEPRLYWLPDPTVLAPIALLVFVWTRAFRRTRAHAGARGAGAGQAAAFAGAVVALLAALASPIDGLAGDYLFSAHMLQHLLLGDVAPALLLLSLSRAMMRPLTRRFVELERHAGVFFHPITALVVWLGTMYLWHVPSLYDAALEHSAVHALEHVTFFFAGIAIWWPLIQPVPMRHGLRGLWVVPYLAVAKVGLGLLGVALIWSDTVFYSYYETVPRIWSLSALEDQNVGGAIMMLEQSVAFVIALVVLFLRALARIEREQRTRERLEAAGRPLA; this comes from the coding sequence ATGAACGAGCCGCGCCTCTACTGGCTTCCCGATCCCACGGTCCTAGCGCCGATCGCGCTTTTGGTGTTCGTGTGGACGCGCGCCTTTCGCCGCACACGCGCGCACGCCGGCGCGCGCGGCGCCGGCGCCGGGCAGGCAGCAGCGTTCGCGGGTGCGGTCGTCGCCTTGCTGGCGGCGCTGGCGTCGCCGATCGACGGTTTGGCCGGCGACTACCTCTTCTCTGCGCACATGCTTCAGCATCTGCTGCTCGGCGACGTGGCGCCGGCACTGCTTTTGCTCTCGCTGTCGCGCGCGATGATGCGCCCGCTCACGCGGCGGTTCGTCGAGCTCGAGCGGCACGCGGGCGTCTTCTTCCATCCGATCACGGCGCTCGTCGTGTGGCTCGGCACGATGTACCTCTGGCACGTCCCGAGCCTCTACGACGCGGCGCTCGAACACTCGGCCGTGCATGCGCTTGAGCACGTCACATTCTTCTTCGCGGGTATCGCCATCTGGTGGCCGCTGATCCAACCGGTGCCGATGCGCCACGGCCTGCGCGGCCTGTGGGTGGTTCCGTATCTGGCCGTCGCGAAGGTCGGCCTGGGGCTGCTCGGCGTGGCGCTCATCTGGTCCGACACCGTCTTCTACAGCTACTACGAGACGGTCCCACGCATCTGGTCGCTCTCGGCGCTCGAGGACCAGAACGTCGGCGGGGCGATCATGATGCTCGAGCAGTCGGTCGCCTTCGTTATCGCGCTCGTCGTTCTGTTCCTGCGTGCGCTCGCACGCATCGAGCGCGAACAACGGACGCGCGAGCGGCTCGAAGCGGCTGGTCGCCCGCTCGCTTAG
- a CDS encoding ComF family protein, with the protein MLRGVVGAALLALGWRLADVLAPPGCVGCGRLLAAGGTLPGALPLCDACRRRFARECALAAVADCGRLPIAAACVYGPVARALVARFKFASGHALAPALASAMLPAVRELTTVLRSDGARSRMDVRCALTPVPTHPWRKRARGYDQAELLVRSLADIAGLPALDLLRRRGPLRPQRRRGRRDRLALPGDVFVVRRPPPPLALLLVDDVATTGATLSAAAAALAARGALVAGAVVFARALRSRDRTASLGDLASRRTLAPSRRASTIAFEGTHSETGGPECGSR; encoded by the coding sequence ATGCTGCGCGGCGTGGTAGGGGCGGCCCTCCTCGCGCTCGGTTGGCGTCTTGCCGACGTTCTCGCGCCACCCGGCTGTGTCGGATGCGGACGGCTTCTAGCGGCTGGTGGCACGCTCCCCGGTGCGCTGCCGCTGTGCGACGCGTGCCGCCGCCGCTTCGCGCGCGAGTGCGCGCTGGCGGCGGTTGCCGATTGCGGGCGGCTGCCGATCGCTGCGGCTTGTGTCTACGGTCCCGTCGCCCGTGCGCTCGTTGCTCGCTTCAAGTTCGCCAGCGGCCACGCGCTGGCGCCCGCACTGGCGAGCGCGATGCTCCCCGCTGTGCGGGAGCTCACGACAGTGCTGCGATCGGACGGCGCCCGGTCGCGGATGGACGTGCGCTGCGCGCTCACGCCCGTGCCCACGCACCCTTGGCGCAAACGCGCCCGCGGCTACGACCAGGCGGAGCTGCTGGTGCGCTCGCTTGCGGATATCGCGGGGCTGCCCGCGCTCGACCTGTTGCGCCGCCGCGGCCCGTTGCGTCCGCAGCGGCGGCGTGGCCGCCGCGACCGGCTCGCGCTCCCCGGTGACGTTTTCGTCGTCCGGCGACCGCCACCGCCACTGGCGCTCCTCCTGGTCGACGACGTCGCTACCACCGGCGCCACGCTTTCGGCCGCTGCGGCCGCGCTCGCCGCCCGCGGTGCGCTCGTCGCCGGCGCTGTCGTTTTCGCCCGCGCGCTACGGAGCCGGGATCGCACCGCCTCTCTCGGCGATCTTGCAAGCCGCCGTACCTTGGCGCCTTCCAGGCGCGCTTCTACCATCGCGTTTGAAGGCACTCACTCCGAGACGGGAGGTCCGGAATGCGGATCGAGGTGA
- the hpf gene encoding ribosome hibernation-promoting factor, HPF/YfiA family: MRIEVKGRNVEVTDELRERVERKFEKVSRQVSPLAELEVELAEERNPAIRESQLAEATLHLKGVTLRAKERAIDMVHAINLVADELARQVKRHREQRRGRREAERERERERRAASRAATAGELLGGASAEGQPA, translated from the coding sequence ATGCGGATCGAGGTGAAGGGGCGCAACGTCGAGGTCACCGACGAATTGCGCGAGCGCGTCGAGCGAAAGTTCGAGAAGGTGTCGCGCCAGGTCTCGCCGCTCGCCGAGCTCGAGGTCGAGTTGGCTGAAGAGCGCAACCCAGCGATCCGCGAGTCGCAGCTCGCCGAAGCGACCCTCCACCTCAAGGGCGTCACGCTGCGCGCCAAAGAGCGGGCGATCGACATGGTGCATGCGATCAACCTCGTTGCCGACGAGCTTGCTCGGCAAGTCAAGCGCCACCGCGAGCAGCGGCGCGGTCGGCGTGAAGCAGAGCGCGAGCGTGAGCGCGAACGGCGCGCCGCATCCCGCGCCGCGACTGCCGGCGAGCTGCTAGGGGGAGCGAGCGCCGAGGGCCAGCCCGCCTAA
- the secA gene encoding preprotein translocase subunit SecA has product MSILERALRIGERKLYRRFERNVGRINDLEEQVRPLSDGELRERYEQLRRRHIEGGESLDDLLFECFALTREAARRTLGQRHYDVQLIGGMVLHAGAIAEMKTGEGKTLTATLAVALNALASRDQEGKPRQGKGVHVVTVNDYLARRDAEWMGPIYRMLGITVGVIQSGQPEYEKRAAYECDVTYGTNSEFGFDYLRDNLAIEREQKVQRGHGYAIVDEVDNILIDEARTPLIISGRPEQAADLYYKFAKLAKIMEPGKKPDTFEAKSKHWVADFDYEPDEKHKTVSITERGVEKAEKFLGIDNLFRPENGYLVNHLIQALKAESLYKRDKDYAVIDGQVKIIDEFTGRILEGRRWSEGLHQAIEAKEGVPIQEESQTVATITYQNYFRKYEKLAGMTGTALTEAVEFKKIYNLDVVEIPTHRPMIRVDHDDRIYKTKEGKWKAVLREIEERHRKGQPVLVGTISVEVSEMLSNRLKKLGIPHVVLNAKPEHAAREADIIAEAGRPGAVTIATNMAGRGVDIKLGGNEEHLTTKELEKRGLEPGTPEWEKAWEEVYPRIREQVERDRERVKELGGLFILGTERHEARRIDNQLRGRAGRQGDPGESRFYLSAEDDLVRLFAGDRIYKILDRLGPVDEHGEEQPIEARILSKQIENAQRKVEEQNFLIRKRVLEYDDVMNQQREVIYEYRDRILEGEDLSETVREQLADVVERIAREYLASDIPEEWDIEALFDRLVDIYPCGYSAEDVDLAREDRESLIAKLREDVVEAYEEREKELGSELLRALERFLLLQIIDERWREHLHDMDYLREGIHLRGFAQIDPLVAYKNEAFEMFGQLMNSIWDEFARQIFNVEVEVQPEQPQGPVWRTGANTTSTAGRLQYSGGHAAQGRAAIAQAAAGAGAEALALDEEPPPEAPVVETRRVDEREKIGRNDPCWCGSGKKFKKCHGRSV; this is encoded by the coding sequence ATGTCGATACTCGAGCGCGCACTGCGCATCGGCGAGCGCAAGCTCTACCGCCGCTTCGAGCGCAACGTCGGGCGCATCAACGACCTCGAGGAGCAGGTCCGCCCGCTCAGCGACGGCGAGCTGCGCGAGCGCTACGAGCAGCTTCGCCGCCGCCACATCGAAGGGGGCGAGTCGCTCGACGATCTGCTCTTCGAGTGCTTCGCTTTAACGCGCGAGGCGGCTCGGCGCACCCTCGGTCAGCGCCACTACGACGTCCAGCTGATCGGCGGCATGGTGCTGCACGCGGGCGCGATCGCCGAGATGAAAACCGGCGAGGGCAAGACGCTGACCGCGACTCTCGCCGTGGCGCTGAACGCCCTCGCCAGCCGCGACCAGGAAGGCAAGCCGCGCCAAGGCAAGGGCGTCCACGTCGTCACTGTCAACGACTACCTGGCGCGCCGCGACGCCGAGTGGATGGGGCCGATCTACCGGATGCTCGGCATCACCGTCGGTGTCATCCAGAGCGGTCAGCCCGAGTACGAGAAGCGCGCCGCCTACGAGTGCGATGTCACCTACGGCACCAACTCCGAGTTCGGTTTCGATTACCTGCGCGACAACCTCGCGATCGAGCGCGAGCAAAAGGTGCAGCGCGGTCACGGCTACGCGATCGTCGACGAGGTCGACAACATCCTCATCGACGAAGCGCGCACGCCGCTGATCATCTCCGGCCGTCCCGAGCAGGCGGCCGACCTCTACTACAAGTTCGCCAAGCTGGCGAAGATCATGGAGCCGGGCAAAAAGCCCGACACCTTCGAAGCAAAGTCGAAACACTGGGTCGCCGACTTCGACTACGAGCCCGACGAAAAGCACAAGACCGTTTCGATCACCGAGCGCGGCGTTGAAAAGGCCGAGAAGTTCCTCGGTATCGACAACCTCTTCCGCCCCGAGAACGGCTACCTCGTCAACCACCTGATCCAGGCGCTAAAGGCCGAGTCGCTCTACAAGCGCGACAAGGACTACGCCGTGATCGACGGCCAGGTGAAGATCATCGACGAGTTCACCGGCCGCATCCTCGAGGGGCGCCGCTGGTCGGAAGGGCTCCACCAGGCGATCGAGGCCAAGGAAGGCGTGCCGATCCAGGAGGAGTCGCAAACGGTCGCCACGATCACCTACCAGAACTACTTCCGCAAGTACGAGAAGCTGGCCGGAATGACCGGTACCGCCCTCACCGAGGCGGTCGAGTTCAAGAAGATCTACAACCTCGACGTCGTTGAGATCCCCACACACCGGCCGATGATTCGCGTCGATCACGACGACCGGATCTACAAAACCAAGGAAGGCAAGTGGAAGGCCGTGCTGCGCGAGATCGAAGAGCGCCACCGCAAAGGCCAGCCGGTGCTCGTGGGCACGATCTCGGTCGAGGTGTCGGAGATGCTCTCCAACCGCCTCAAGAAGCTCGGGATCCCGCACGTCGTGCTCAACGCCAAGCCCGAGCACGCGGCGCGCGAGGCCGACATCATCGCTGAGGCTGGACGGCCGGGTGCGGTGACGATCGCCACCAACATGGCGGGCCGCGGCGTCGACATCAAGCTCGGCGGCAACGAAGAGCACCTCACGACCAAAGAGCTAGAAAAGCGTGGCCTCGAGCCCGGCACGCCCGAATGGGAGAAGGCGTGGGAGGAGGTCTACCCGCGCATCCGCGAGCAGGTCGAGCGCGATCGCGAGCGTGTGAAGGAGCTCGGCGGGCTCTTCATCCTCGGCACCGAGCGGCACGAGGCGCGGCGGATCGACAACCAGCTGCGCGGCCGCGCCGGACGCCAGGGCGATCCCGGCGAGTCGCGCTTCTACCTCTCGGCCGAGGACGACCTCGTGCGCCTGTTCGCCGGCGACCGCATCTACAAGATCCTCGATCGCCTCGGTCCCGTCGACGAGCACGGCGAGGAGCAGCCGATCGAAGCGCGCATCCTCTCCAAGCAGATCGAGAACGCGCAACGCAAGGTCGAGGAACAGAACTTCCTGATCCGCAAGCGCGTGCTCGAGTACGACGACGTGATGAACCAGCAGCGCGAGGTGATCTACGAGTACCGCGACCGGATCCTCGAGGGCGAGGATCTCTCGGAGACGGTGCGCGAGCAGCTCGCCGACGTCGTCGAACGGATCGCGCGCGAGTATCTGGCTTCGGACATCCCCGAGGAGTGGGATATCGAGGCGCTGTTCGATCGGCTCGTCGACATCTACCCGTGCGGTTACAGCGCCGAGGATGTCGACCTTGCTCGGGAGGACCGCGAGAGCCTGATCGCCAAGTTGCGCGAGGATGTCGTCGAGGCGTACGAAGAGCGCGAGAAGGAGCTCGGCTCCGAGCTGTTGCGGGCGCTCGAGCGCTTCCTGCTTTTGCAGATCATCGACGAGCGCTGGCGCGAGCACCTCCACGACATGGACTATCTGCGCGAGGGCATCCACCTTCGCGGCTTCGCCCAGATCGACCCCCTGGTCGCCTACAAGAACGAGGCCTTCGAAATGTTCGGGCAGCTGATGAACTCGATCTGGGACGAGTTCGCCCGCCAGATCTTTAACGTTGAAGTCGAGGTTCAGCCCGAGCAGCCGCAGGGGCCGGTGTGGCGCACCGGTGCGAACACGACGTCGACCGCCGGGCGCCTGCAGTACAGCGGTGGCCACGCCGCCCAGGGGCGCGCCGCGATCGCCCAGGCTGCCGCTGGCGCGGGCGCCGAGGCGCTCGCGCTCGACGAGGAGCCGCCGCCCGAGGCCCCCGTCGTCGAGACGCGCCGCGTCGACGAGCGCGAGAAGATCGGTCGCAACGACCCCTGCTGGTGCGGCTCGGGCAAGAAGTTCAAGAAGTGCCACGGCCGCAGCGTGTGA
- the prfB gene encoding peptide chain release factor 2 (programmed frameshift): protein MSRDVPALQDLRDQLKLLADSLDREALERRAAELERQLQDPDFWSDQGRAARVSAEHARLRHKLDELDELERELEDLVELEQLGADDPDLAREVADQRARLAQRLARLSEERLFSGKYDRGDAVVTVNAGAGGTDAQDWAEMVLRMLVRWAERRGFQAELVDLSPGEEAGIKSATVIVRGENAYGLASAERGVHRLVRISPFDSQKRRHTAFAGVDVAPLVEEVTDVEIDPDDLQIDTYRASGAGGQHVNKTDSAVRITHKPTGIVVQCQNERSQSANKETALRILRARLLELEERRRQEEIRRERGETQDVNFGSQIRSYVLHPYRMVKDHRTGVEIGDVDRVLDGDLDELIAAELARRAGERGAVAAGS, encoded by the exons ATGTCCCGCGACGTTCCTGCGCTCCAAGATCTCCGCGACCAGCTGAAGCTGCTCGCGGACTCTCTT GACAGGGAAGCTCTCGAACGGCGCGCCGCGGAGCTCGAGAGACAGCTACAAGACCCGGACTTTTGGTCTGACCAAGGGCGAGCCGCGCGCGTCTCGGCCGAGCACGCCCGCCTGCGCCACAAGCTCGACGAGCTCGACGAGCTCGAGCGCGAGCTCGAGGACCTCGTCGAGCTCGAGCAGCTCGGCGCTGACGATCCCGACCTAGCGCGCGAAGTGGCCGACCAACGCGCGCGCCTCGCGCAGCGACTCGCACGGCTCAGCGAAGAGCGGCTCTTCTCGGGCAAGTACGACCGGGGCGACGCGGTCGTCACCGTCAACGCTGGCGCCGGCGGAACGGACGCCCAGGACTGGGCCGAGATGGTCCTGCGCATGCTCGTGCGCTGGGCGGAGCGGCGCGGTTTCCAGGCCGAGCTCGTGGACCTCTCGCCCGGCGAAGAGGCGGGTATCAAGTCGGCGACGGTCATCGTCCGCGGCGAGAACGCCTATGGCTTGGCCTCGGCCGAACGCGGCGTCCACCGGCTCGTGCGGATCTCACCCTTCGACTCGCAGAAGCGCCGCCACACCGCCTTCGCGGGTGTCGACGTAGCGCCGCTCGTCGAGGAGGTGACCGACGTCGAGATTGACCCCGACGACCTGCAGATCGACACCTACCGGGCGTCGGGAGCGGGCGGCCAGCACGTAAACAAAACCGACTCCGCGGTCCGGATCACGCACAAGCCGACGGGCATCGTCGTCCAGTGCCAGAACGAACGCTCGCAGTCGGCCAACAAAGAGACGGCGCTGCGGATTCTGCGTGCGCGCTTGCTCGAGCTCGAGGAGCGCCGCCGGCAAGAGGAGATCCGCCGCGAACGGGGCGAGACGCAGGACGTCAACTTCGGCTCGCAGATTCGCTCCTACGTGCTGCACCCCTACCGGATGGTCAAAGACCACCGCACGGGAGTCGAGATCGGCGACGTCGATCGCGTCCTCGACGGCGATCTCGACGAGCTGATTGCTGCCGAACTCGCCCGTCGCGCCGGCGAGCGCGGGGCGGTCGCTGCGGGCAGCTGA
- a CDS encoding class I SAM-dependent methyltransferase — MSLYGCIFAAFYDRLLASSERAGLAAKRHSLLARARGRVLEIGAGTGLNLAHYPAEVGELVLAEPDTAMAARLRRRVRAHGPAARVVEARAEDLPFADAAFDTVVCTLVLCTVDDPARALAEVRRVLAPQGQLLFLEHVRADDPRLARWQDRLAGLWRRVGRGCHPNRATATAIEQAGFRIAEIEHDRIPKALPIVAPLVVGRAVPA, encoded by the coding sequence GTGAGCCTCTACGGCTGCATCTTCGCCGCGTTCTACGACCGCCTGCTGGCCTCCTCCGAGCGTGCGGGTCTGGCGGCGAAGCGCCACTCCTTGCTTGCGCGCGCCCGCGGGCGTGTGCTCGAGATCGGCGCCGGAACGGGATTGAACCTTGCCCACTACCCCGCGGAGGTGGGCGAGCTCGTGCTCGCCGAGCCGGACACGGCGATGGCGGCACGCCTGCGCCGCCGCGTGCGCGCACACGGACCTGCCGCCCGCGTCGTCGAGGCGCGCGCCGAAGACCTGCCGTTCGCCGACGCTGCCTTCGACACCGTCGTCTGCACGTTGGTCCTCTGCACGGTCGACGACCCTGCCCGTGCCCTCGCCGAGGTCCGGCGCGTGCTCGCTCCCCAAGGCCAGCTGCTCTTCCTCGAGCACGTCCGCGCCGACGATCCGCGGCTCGCACGCTGGCAGGATCGCCTGGCCGGGCTGTGGCGGCGCGTGGGCCGCGGATGCCATCCGAACCGTGCTACCGCGACCGCAATAGAGCAGGCCGGTTTCCGTATCGCCGAGATCGAGCACGACCGCATCCCCAAGGCGCTTCCGATCGTCGCCCCGCTCGTCGTCGGACGCGCGGTGCCGGCGTGA
- a CDS encoding alpha/beta fold hydrolase — protein sequence MIALAVAAFEQAATAATRPTATARATAATRTTAASPRPRSIREVPIRTVRAGDGRIGYRSFGRGRPLVLIMGLGGTMDAWAPSVVDALARHRRVITFDNLGIRRTTLKGPITIPRMARTVASLVRALRLRRADVLGWSMGGMIAQSLARLYPQRVRRLVLCATAPGDGKATPPKPGTQFGTALFPPNRGDLMAAWSREITSYPNAQPGAPANIFQQQLAAIARWIAGRERSGRELRKIRLPVLVAHGALDRLLPVANARHIAHTIRGARLVVYRDAAHNFLFQHRRDFVARVNAFLR from the coding sequence GTGATCGCGCTCGCCGTCGCGGCCTTCGAGCAAGCCGCGACGGCGGCCACTCGCCCCACCGCAACCGCTCGCGCCACGGCGGCCACTCGCACCACCGCAGCGTCCCCCCGACCGCGCTCGATCCGCGAGGTCCCGATCCGTACCGTGCGCGCTGGCGACGGACGGATCGGCTACCGCAGCTTCGGCCGCGGCCGACCGCTCGTCTTGATCATGGGGCTCGGCGGAACGATGGACGCCTGGGCACCAAGCGTCGTCGACGCGCTCGCGCGCCACCGCCGCGTCATTACCTTCGACAACCTCGGAATACGCCGCACGACGCTGAAAGGCCCGATCACTATCCCGCGCATGGCGCGGACGGTGGCGAGTCTTGTTCGTGCGCTCAGACTGCGTCGTGCGGACGTGCTCGGTTGGTCGATGGGCGGCATGATCGCCCAATCGCTGGCGCGGCTGTACCCGCAGCGCGTGCGGCGCCTGGTGCTCTGTGCCACCGCGCCGGGCGACGGCAAGGCGACGCCGCCCAAGCCCGGCACTCAGTTCGGAACCGCGCTCTTTCCGCCCAATCGCGGCGACCTGATGGCAGCGTGGAGCCGCGAAATCACCTCCTATCCGAACGCGCAGCCGGGCGCACCCGCGAACATCTTCCAACAGCAGCTCGCCGCCATCGCTCGTTGGATCGCAGGCCGTGAACGGTCAGGCCGCGAGCTGCGCAAGATCCGCCTGCCTGTCTTGGTCGCCCACGGCGCTCTCGATCGGCTGCTGCCTGTGGCGAACGCGCGCCACATCGCGCACACGATCCGCGGCGCTCGGCTCGTCGTCTACCGTGACGCGGCCCACAACTTCCTCTTCCAGCACCGGCGCGACTTCGTCGCCCGCGTCAACGCGTTCCTGCGCTAA
- a CDS encoding glycoside hydrolase family 6 protein yields the protein MGAALAASLVALAAIWMGAPGVVRAVGAELAAAVGGKRATAVALRPAGPPPSLPLWVDPASLAARAAAKIAASRPGDAAILRWLAAKPQASWVGPWLGGPDGVRRHAARVVGGAWAARSLPTLVLYALPRRSCRRDPRDRQLARDYRATVRALALAIAARPALVIVEPDAVAEWGCLDARSRDQRQALLRYALAKLASLPRARVYVDAGHPRWQPARVVASRLARVWVPRLRGVALNVANFQPTGAVVRYGRAVLQLVAKAHGVRECRRAPARRCWRWVRDRLGMVVDTSRNGIPEPPRRATCNPAGVAVGEPPRLRPAGSAGVDALLWVKGPGVSDGPCRGGPPGGVFWIDYALEIVRRSPWFSPGGGEVTAASPPTASPPAADASG from the coding sequence GTGGGGGCGGCGCTGGCGGCGAGCTTGGTGGCGCTCGCTGCCATTTGGATGGGTGCTCCCGGCGTGGTCCGTGCGGTCGGCGCCGAGCTCGCTGCTGCCGTCGGGGGGAAGCGCGCTACCGCGGTCGCGCTGCGGCCGGCAGGACCCCCGCCTTCGCTACCGCTGTGGGTCGACCCGGCGAGCTTGGCTGCCCGCGCGGCCGCCAAAATCGCCGCAAGCAGGCCGGGAGACGCGGCGATCCTGCGCTGGCTGGCTGCGAAGCCGCAGGCCTCCTGGGTGGGTCCGTGGTTGGGCGGGCCGGACGGTGTTCGTCGTCACGCGGCACGGGTCGTCGGCGGAGCTTGGGCCGCACGGTCGCTGCCCACACTCGTTCTCTACGCGCTCCCGCGCCGCAGCTGCCGTCGCGATCCGCGCGACCGCCAGCTCGCTCGCGACTATCGCGCCACCGTGCGGGCGCTCGCGCTCGCGATCGCCGCGCGCCCGGCGCTCGTGATCGTCGAACCGGACGCTGTCGCCGAATGGGGATGCCTCGACGCGCGGTCGCGCGATCAGCGCCAGGCACTGTTGCGCTACGCACTCGCGAAGCTCGCGTCGCTGCCGCGAGCGCGCGTTTACGTCGACGCCGGGCATCCACGCTGGCAACCGGCGCGCGTCGTCGCCTCGCGCCTCGCTCGGGTTTGGGTGCCCCGTCTACGGGGGGTTGCGCTGAACGTCGCCAACTTTCAGCCGACGGGCGCAGTGGTCAGGTACGGCCGAGCGGTGTTGCAGCTTGTGGCGAAAGCGCATGGCGTACGCGAGTGTCGGCGCGCCCCGGCGCGTCGCTGCTGGCGCTGGGTGCGCGACCGGCTGGGGATGGTTGTCGACACCTCGCGCAACGGGATACCCGAGCCGCCGCGGCGCGCCACCTGCAATCCGGCGGGTGTGGCGGTCGGCGAGCCGCCGCGGCTGCGACCTGCCGGGAGTGCCGGCGTGGACGCGCTGCTCTGGGTGAAAGGGCCGGGCGTATCCGACGGTCCTTGCCGCGGCGGCCCTCCGGGCGGCGTTTTCTGGATCGACTACGCGCTCGAAATCGTGCGCCGCAGCCCGTGGTTTTCGCCCGGCGGAGGCGAAGTGACCGCTGCGTCGCCGCCCACTGCGTCGCCACCTGCAGCTGACGCGAGCGGCTGA
- a CDS encoding glycosyltransferase family 2 protein, with protein MTPKNFPPEPPTADLGSAVTAPSAAAAPAASGERSLQPAGVDLAAGLERRTLDIARPRPELARGERALAPAPSALPPAPVSRWVTALWVAVGVASLVYYLQWLLRPERVGVAPLYALLVAADLFNAFHALSFWATCARDRRRERRREPLPGEPRVDVFVPTVDEPLAIVERTLRAARAMRGARVRVVVLDDGNRPQVRALAARLGIDYLARRDRAGAKAGNLNAALAVTAADGAPFFCVFDCDHVPAPHFLERTLPELADPDVAIVQTPQVYGNAGLGPLTAAASEQQALFFGPISRGRDRFGASFCCGTNFVARRDAVVAVGGFPEDSLTEDIVLSADLAARGLRTVYVDEPLAIGLGPEDLPSYVSQQLRWATGCLELLFRRPRLWLRLGWAQRWQFLVATTYWLSGCTILVYLTLPILRLAFGWQAIGEDAAGFITHFAPYFLACVVNLGRLSEGMYTFRALALAWSTAWIHLFAALRALVARGLKFRVTPKEGRADLPVRLLAPAVVWPSLLVAAALHAAGGGLTPGELNNVAFGAIGATLVATGVWMAWRQTRALACRSDVAPPTAPVPLAEAAGLSAPAGREPLAQPLASAAGGDAVGGDAAVTSPPPGENHGLRRTISSA; from the coding sequence TTGACGCCTAAGAACTTCCCGCCCGAACCGCCGACCGCCGACCTTGGTTCAGCAGTCACGGCACCGTCCGCTGCGGCCGCACCGGCGGCGAGCGGCGAGCGTTCGCTGCAGCCGGCAGGGGTCGACCTCGCCGCTGGGCTCGAGCGTCGCACGCTCGACATCGCTCGTCCCCGGCCCGAGCTTGCGCGCGGCGAGCGCGCACTCGCGCCCGCCCCGAGCGCACTGCCGCCGGCGCCGGTGAGCCGCTGGGTGACGGCTCTCTGGGTCGCGGTCGGGGTCGCGTCGCTCGTCTACTACCTGCAGTGGTTGCTACGCCCCGAGCGCGTCGGCGTCGCCCCGCTCTATGCGCTGCTGGTCGCGGCCGACCTTTTCAACGCTTTCCACGCGCTGTCGTTCTGGGCCACCTGCGCTCGCGACAGGCGGCGCGAACGGCGCCGCGAGCCGCTGCCCGGCGAGCCGCGCGTCGACGTCTTCGTCCCGACCGTCGACGAGCCGCTTGCGATCGTCGAGCGAACGTTGCGGGCGGCACGGGCGATGCGCGGCGCGCGCGTGCGCGTGGTCGTGCTCGACGACGGTAACCGCCCGCAGGTGCGCGCCCTGGCGGCGCGTCTCGGTATCGACTACCTCGCGCGCCGCGACCGCGCGGGGGCGAAGGCGGGAAACCTCAACGCCGCGCTCGCCGTAACCGCCGCCGACGGCGCCCCCTTCTTCTGCGTCTTCGACTGCGACCACGTGCCAGCGCCGCACTTTCTCGAGCGCACACTCCCCGAGCTAGCCGACCCGGACGTCGCGATCGTCCAGACCCCGCAGGTCTACGGCAACGCCGGTCTCGGGCCGCTCACCGCGGCGGCTTCCGAACAGCAGGCTCTTTTCTTCGGCCCGATCTCGCGCGGGCGCGACCGCTTCGGCGCCTCGTTCTGTTGCGGCACAAACTTCGTGGCGCGCCGTGACGCGGTTGTCGCAGTAGGTGGCTTCCCCGAGGACTCGCTCACCGAGGACATCGTCCTCTCCGCCGACCTCGCCGCGCGCGGTCTGCGCACCGTTTACGTTGACGAGCCGCTGGCGATCGGGCTCGGGCCCGAGGACCTGCCTTCCTACGTCTCGCAGCAGCTGCGCTGGGCGACCGGCTGCCTCGAGCTGCTGTTCCGGCGGCCGCGTCTGTGGCTGCGGCTCGGCTGGGCGCAGCGCTGGCAGTTCTTGGTGGCCACCACATATTGGCTTTCGGGCTGCACAATCCTCGTCTATCTGACGCTGCCGATCCTGCGCCTGGCGTTCGGCTGGCAGGCGATCGGGGAGGACGCTGCGGGCTTCATCACCCACTTCGCTCCCTACTTCCTGGCCTGTGTCGTCAATCTGGGGCGCCTTTCGGAGGGGATGTACACGTTCCGCGCCCTGGCGCTCGCCTGGTCGACCGCGTGGATCCACCTGTTCGCGGCGCTCAGAGCGCTCGTCGCAAGGGGCTTGAAGTTCCGCGTGACGCCGAAGGAGGGGCGCGCTGACCTACCGGTGCGGCTGCTGGCGCCGGCGGTCGTTTGGCCGTCGCTGTTGGTGGCGGCGGCGCTGCACGCCGCCGGCGGCGGTCTGACCCCGGGCGAGCTGAACAACGTGGCGTTCGGTGCGATCGGCGCCACGCTCGTCGCCACCGGGGTGTGGATGGCGTGGCGCCAGACGCGGGCGCTCGCATGCCGCAGCGACGTAGCGCCCCCGACCGCGCCCGTACCGCTCGCCGAAGCAGCCGGTTTGTCCGCACCAGCCGGCCGCGAGCCGCTCGCTCAGCCGCTCGCGTCAGCTGCAGGTGGCGACGCAGTGGGCGGCGACGCAGCGGTCACTTCGCCTCCGCCGGGCGAAAACCACGGGCTGCGGCGCACGATTTCGAGCGCGTAG